A genomic segment from Corythoichthys intestinalis isolate RoL2023-P3 chromosome 2, ASM3026506v1, whole genome shotgun sequence encodes:
- the LOC130910871 gene encoding pro-glucagon-like, with product MTNIRSLAGLLVAFSIVQSSWQVPLHDVSSSETDDDLVKRHSEGTFTNDYSKYLEDRRAQDIVRWLMNNKRDGSMEKRHAEGTFTSDASSYLQDQAVRDFVAGLLSGQIRREWDVTMQGQRLNPRRHVDGSFTSDVNKVLDSMAAKEFLLWVMTSKSSGGSERRQADH from the exons ATGACAAACATTCGCTCCCTGGCTGGCCTCCTTGTtgccttcagcattgtccagagCAGCTGGCAGGTTCCTCTTCACGATGTCTCAAG CTCAGAGACCGATGACGATTTAGTGAAGAGGCACTCCGAGGGAACCTTTACCAATGACTACAGCAAATATCTTGAAGATCGGAGAGCTCAGGACATTGTTCGATGGTTAATGAACAACAAGCGGGACGG CTCTATGGAAAAACGTCACGCTGAGGGGACCTTTACCAGCGACGCGAGTTCGTACCTCCAGGATCAGGCCGTAAGAGACTTCGTGGCCGGGCTCCTGTCGGGACAGATCCGAAGAGA ATGGGATGTCACGATGCAGGGTCAAAGGTTAAACCCGAGAAGGCACGTGGACGGAAGCTTCACCAGCGATGTGAACAAGGTCCTCGACTCCATGGCGGCCAAGGAGTTTTTACTCTGGGTCATGACCTCTAAGTCTTCAGGGGGGAG TGAAAGAAGACAAGCCGACCACTGA